Genomic DNA from Mycobacteroides chelonae CCUG 47445:
ATTTGGCCAGGTCGGTTTGCATGCGATCAATAATAGGCAGATCTATAGAAGTGTCAATATATTACCTGAGGAGGCGGCTGCGGGGTGGCTCGTAAGAGTGAGGGCGTGAGCAAGGGTCCACGTGGACGCGGTAGACCGCCGGGTGGCGGTAATACCGCCCAGCAGGCGCAGGCGCAGCTCCTTGATGCTGCGGAGCGGCTGTTCATCGAGCGCGGATACGGCGCATCCACGATGGAAGCCATTGCGCGGGAAGCCGGATACAGCCGAGCCGTGGTGTATCGGCATTTCCGGAACCGGGACGATCTGATGGATGCTTTGGTGGTCCGCGCGACGATGAGCGAGATCACCAACATGATCGGTCGTCTTATCGTGCTCAAGGACCTGGCCGAGATCATCCCGGAATCGATGGTGATCGTTTCCGTGGAGGTCGGCGCCAATCCGCTACTGCGCGTGCTGGCCGACCGCGATGATCGCGGCACGGTCGCCTCGTTGATTGTCAACGCACCCAATCTCATCGACCTGTTGACCTCGTTATACGCGGGTGTGTTCAGTACCCGGATGGCGGAGGTGCGGCAGGGGGTACGGCCCGAGGACGCTGCGCGGTACGTGTTGTCGGTGGCGCTGTCGCTGCTCCTCGGGCTGATCCCGGGAACCGATAACCCGGAGCAGGTTCGCCGCTACGTCAGGGTTTTCGTGCTGCCCACGTTGCTTGCCAACCCTCCGGCGCCCGAGGCCGTGTTCGTCTAGCGGGCAGCGGTGCGAGCCCTGATGAGATCGATGACAATGTTGGGGATCTCGTCCGCGCTGCGTGCGACGCGGCTGCCCCCTCCCGGGGTGGCATCCGAAATCTGTTTAAGGACAGCGGCATCGGCATCCTCTGTGATGCCGAGGGTGATGAGCACGACGGGGCGTGCGGGGTCTTGCTCTTTCTTCAATGTTGCGAGCAATTGGTCCAAGGAAATGCCGTTCGGATCCTCATTCGCGCCATCGGTGATGATCACCACGCTGTTGACGTAGTGCGGGTCGTATGTCGACTGGACCTTGCGGAACGCCGCGAGTGTGGTGTCGTACAAGCCGGTTCCACCGCCGACGAGGGTGTCTAGGCCGTGGCCCTCATCCGCCAGAAGCTGACGTTGAGTCCTATCGCCCACCTTCTCGCCGAGCGTGCGGATGGGCAGCAGGTCTTTCCAGTCCTGCCCCGGCCCGCCCTTGTCGATCGAGAAGGCCCACAGGCCGATCTGTGCGTTCTCGGGAAACAGCGGAAGCCCATTGTCGATAGCCTGGCTCAACAGACCGACACGGGTGGTCTGCCCGGCGGAGAACTTCATCGAGCCGGAGACATCGAGAACGGCAAGCATTCGAGAAGGCAAGGCCAACACCGCGTATCGGCGCATCGCGGTATCGAACGCGGTCAGGTCGTTCACGGTGAGTGTCTCGATCGTGCCCAACCCCCTGCCCGCCAGCGGCGCGAAGTCTGGTCCACGGAATCCCGCACCCGTCAAGGCATCTGCACCGTTGCTGCCGGTCAGACGCTCTGCAAGAGCTTCCCCAGCCTGTTTGGCCTTGGCATGTCGATCATTGGCGGCTTCGGTCACCGCTATCGGATAGTTCAGGGCCGGAGCGCCCGTCGCGGGAACGACGGCGGTGAGCTTTGTGTCCGGATGTTTGGTGTTGAAGTCGATGAGCTGTTGTTCGGTGGAGACCGCCAGGCCGCCCGTCTTGGCCACCTCGCCCAGGCGTTCTTCGGCGCTGCTCTGCTTGGTGTTGGTCAGCTGTGACTGCGCGATAGGCACGAGTGCGGCCGTGATGGCGTTGGGATCACTCTTTCCCTGCTCTGCCTCGGCGAGTGCGCCCATCACCGGGCCTGCCGCCACGGTGTCTTCGAGTGGATTACCAATCCGCAGGGCGGGCTGCTTCAACACGCTCAGCCAGGAGTCGAAGGTCGGCGTCTCGCCCTGTTTGGCGGCCACCACAACGGGGGTCCTGGCCACCGACTGGCTCGCCGAATCCAATGGGGACCCGGTGGCGCGCATCTGCCTCGCCAGCCAGGTGGACGAATCGGGGAGCCACAATGCGGGCGCACCTCCGGGCTTGCCGAGCGCCGCTGCTGTTGCCGCGGAGGGTTTAGCCTCCACGGTGAGTTTTGTGCAGCCGAGTTCTTTGGCGCTCGCGCCGTCAATCGCCTTGGAGACGGCTGCCGCGATGGCGGGGTCGGTGGCCACCGTGAAGGAGGCGACGTCTGCGCATCGTCCGGAGAATTTCTTGTATGCGAAAAACCCGAGCCCGCCGAGCAGGATGGCGACTACCGCCAGTGCGATCCACTTGGGCAGACTCGTGCGGCCCGACTGTTGTCTTCTCCGATTGCGTTCACTGTGGCGACCAGGCATGACTGGACCTCTTCGTTCTCGGCCGCACGCAGGCCTGGTGCCCGCGTCGTGAGGCTCGGGCGGATAGTACCGTGAACAAGATCACGCTCTGGTGGCCTGAGCAGGCACTTGACGGGTGTGAAAGGGGGAAGATGCGGGTATTGGTGGGGGTGATGTTCTGTGCCCTGTTAGCTGGGTGTTCGGTATTCACATTCGGTGATGACCCGGTCGAGGTACCGCTCGCCGAGGCCGAGGCGTTCGGGCGGATTGACGTCCCGAACGGTGTCGCGGTCCTGAAAGTGAGGAGAACGCACTTCCAGGACACGCTCTATGCGGTGGTGCTGCGGGCCACGGCACGGGATGTGGACATGATGTTGCGGAATTCGAAGTTCACCGAGCCGTTCCGCCCCGTGCAGAACCCGGCGACCCTCACGGTGATCGCAGGTCCTCCGTTGTCGGGCGCCACGAACGTCAAAGAGGCCCAAGACCATGTGGAGAAGCCATGGGTTTATCGCACCATCGTCCAAGACGTCAGGTCACCCGATGAGGTCTACCTGCATATCAGCCTGTTCAACACCTAGCCCCCTCTTTGAGCCCGGGGACTACCTCCGTTTTCTCCCTCGGCGTAGTGCGCGCCACAGATGCGAACATGCAGGTGAGGTAGCCTGAGAGTTCATTACGTATGCCTATGGCCTGCCCCATGACGACGGAAGGACCGGGCCGCTGACCGCGGCCGACGCTGTATGAACCGGACAAACGTGTTTCGCACCCTGGGCGTCATCGTGGTGGTGCTGCTGCTGGGGTGGTCGTTCTTCTACTTCGGCGACGACACCCGCGGTTACAAACCCGTGGACACCACGGTCGCGATCAAGCAGATCGACACCGACAACGTCAAGAGCGCTCGCATTGACGACCGTGAGCAGCAGCTGCGGCTGGACCTCAAGTCCGGCAACGGTGATACCGAGGGCAAGGACAAGGTCATCACCAAGTACCCGACCGGGTACGGAGTGCCGCTGCTGGAGAAGCTGAACGGCAAGGGTGCGGCCGTCAGCACGACGGTGAACCAGGGCAGCATCCTGGGATCGCTGCTGCTGTACTTGCTGCCGGTGATCCTGCTGGTGGTGTTGTTCTTCGCGTTCAGCCGCATGCAGTCCGGTGGTCGCGGCATGGGCTTCGGTTTCGGTAAGTCACGGGCCAAGCAGCTGTCCAAAGACATGCCGAAGACCACCTTCGCCGACGTGGCCGGGGTCGACGAGGCCGTGGAAGAGCTCTACGAGATCAAGGACTTCCTGCAGAACCCGTCGCGGTATCAGGCGCTTGGGGCGAAAATCCCGCGTGGTGTGCTGCTCTACGGCCCGCCGGGTACCGGTAAGACGCTGCTGGCGCGCGCGGTCGCTGGCGAGGCCGGAGTGCCGTTCTTCACCATCTCCGGTTCCGATTTCGTGGAAATGTTTGTGGGCGTTGGTGCTTCGCGCGTTCGCGACCTGTTTGAGCAGGCCAAGCAGAACAGCCCCTGCATCATCTTCGTCGACGAGATCGACGCCGTGGGCCGACAGCGCGGTGCGGGCCTGGGCGGCGGTCACGACGAGCGCGAGCAGACCCTCAACCAGCTACTGGTCGAGATGGACGGCTTCGGCGACCGGCAGGGCGTCATCCTCATTGCCGCGACCAACCGGCCCGACATCCTCGATCCGGCGCTGCTGCGCCCCGGTCGTTTTGACCGGCAGATCCCGGTGTCGAGCCCCGATCTGGCCGGCCGCAAGGCCGTGCTCAAGGTCCACTCGGCGGGCAAGCCGTTCGGCCCCGATGTCGACTTCGACGGGCTGGCCAAGCGCACCGTGGGTATGTCCGGTGCCGACCTGGCCAACGTCATCAACGAGGCCGCGCTGCTTACCGCACGTGAGAACGGCACCGTCATCACGGCCGCGGCGCTGGAGGAGTCCGTCGACCGGGTTGTGGGCGGTCCGCGGCGCAAGGGCCGCATCATCAGCGAGCACGAAAAGAAGATCACTGCCTATCACGAGGCCGGGCACACCCTGGCGGCGTGGGCGATGCCCGATATCGAGCGGGTGTACAAGGTCACCATCCTGGCGCGCGGGCGTACCGGCGGGCATGCCATCGCGGTGCCCGAGGACGACAAGGGTCTGGCCACCAGGTCCGAGATGATCGCGCAGCTGGTGTTCGCCATGGGCGGTCGTGCCGCCGAGGAGCTCGTGTTCCGCGAGCCGACCACCGGCGCGGTGTCCGATATCGAGCAGGCCACCAAGAAGGCTCGCGCCATGGTCACCGAGTTCGGCATGAGCGCCAAGCTCGGAGCCGTGCGCTACGGCACCGAACACGGCGACCCGTTCCTGGGGCGGACCATGGGCACGCAGCCGGATTACTCCCACGAGGTCGCTCGCGAAATCGATGAGGAGGTACGCAATCTCATCGAAGCCGCGCACACCGAGGCGTGGGCGATCCTCACCGAGTACCGAGATGTGCTGGACACGCTGGCCGGTGAGCTGCTGGAGAAGGAAACCGTGGTCCGCAAGGATCTCGAGGAGATCTTCAAGGACGTGCAGCGTCGCCCGCGATTGACCATGTTCGACGACTTCGGAGGCCGGATTCCGTCCGATAAGCCCCCCATCAAGACCCCGGGGGAGCTCGCCATCGAACGTGGTGAACCCTGGCCTCCTCCGGTCCCCGAGCCTGCGTTCAAGAAGGCCATCGCCGAGCAGGCGGCTGCGGCCGTGCCCGCGAATGGGGTGCAGTCTGCGCCGAATGGTCAAGGCGGTCAACCGGTTCCGCCTGGAAGCCATCCGGGTCAGCCCTCGGGTACCAACTACGGTGCACCCGCGGGCTGGTATGCACCCGGCTGGCCGCCACAGGGGCAGCCTCCGTACCCGCAGCCGGGTTATCCACCGCAGGGACACGCCCCGTACCCACCGCATGTCCAGCAGCCCTACCCGTATCCCGTGCCGACTCCGCATCAGCAGCCGGCTCCGGATGAGGGCAGTGAGAGCAAGAGCTGATATGAACTCGCCCGAGACGGCCGAGCGCAACGGCCAGCCGGCTGGTCACGTCTTCGACCAGGCACGTGCCGAGGCTGCGGTCCGCGAACTGCTCTTAGCGGTCGGTGAGGACCCGGACCGACATGGGCTGGTGGATACGCCCGCCCGCGTGGCGCGCGCGTACAAGGAGATATTTGCCGGTCTCTACACCGATCCGGATACGGTGTTGAACACCACCTTTGACGAACAGCACGACGAGTTGGTGCTGGTGAAATCGATACCGATGTACTCGACATGTGAACACCACTTGGTGTCGTTTCACGGTGTTGCACATGTGGGGTACATCCCCGGCAAGCATGGTCGGGTTACCGGACTATCGAAAATCGCTCGGCTGGTTGATCTTTACGCAAAACGGCCTCAAGTGCAGGAGCGGTTGACGGCGCAGATCGCCGACGCGTTGGTGCGCAAGTTGGAGCCGCGCGGAGTGATCGTCGTGGTCGAAGCCGAGCACTTGTGTATGGCCATGCGCGGCGTGCGCAAGCCCGGAGCGACAACAACCACCTCTGCGGTGCGCGGCCAGTTCAAGAGTGACGCCGCTTCGCGGGCCGAGGTTCTCGACCTGATGATGAGGGCATGATCGCCGGCGTGACGGATACCCCCGCATTGACCCATATTTTGGGAGTCGTCAACGTCACTGACGACTCCTTCTCTGACGGTGGGCAATTCATCAAGCAATCGGATGCGGTGGCGCACGGGCTGGCGCTTGCCTCTGCGGGCGCCGACATCATCGATGTCGGCGGGCAGTCGACGCGGCCGGGCGCGACGCCGATCAGGCAGAAGATTGAAATGCAGCGGGTCGTTCCGGTGATCAAAGAGCTTGCCAGCCATGGGATCAACGTCAGCGTTGACACCATGCGCGCCGAGGTCGCGGCCGCCGCGGTGGAGGCGGGCGCGAACATGGTCAACGACGTCTCGGGCGGCCGGGCAGATCCGGAGATGGCCCCGCTGATGGCGAGTCTGGGCTTGCCGTGGATTCTGATGCATTGGCGTTCAAAGGATTTCATACACACACCGAGTACGAAGAACTACGGTGACGTGGTTGCCGATGTCTCGCGCGAGCTCATCGAGTCGGTAGAGGTCGCGCTCAAGGCCGGGGTTTCTCGGGACAAGCTGATCCTTGACCCGGGTCTTGGCTTCGCCAAGACAGCCCGCCACAATTGGCTGTTACTCCAAGCGATTCCGGACCTACAGGAGCTGGGTTATCCGATTCTCATCGGCGCCTCCCGGAAACGATTCCTGGGTTCTCTGCTTACCGACCTCAAGGGCGTGGAGCGTCCGGCCGACGGGCGTGAAACCGCAACGGCCGTCATCACCGCGCTCGGTGCGCTTCACGAGGTATGGGGTGTGCGGGTTCACGATGTCACGGCATCCATGGACGCGCTGAAGGTGGTGCGAGCCTGGGAGACTGGCGGTATCGAGACCATCGAAGAGGACGAGGAAGAGGTCCGCGAGCACCACCCGGAACAGCAGGCAGGGCCCGAACCCACGCCCGCCACCGATATCGCTCAGGACGAAGTGACCATGGAGGTGACCGTGCGGACCGCTCGACCCGAACCCAGTAAGACCGCGGGTGGCAAGTGGCGTCGTGAGGTTGCCCAGCGCGGCACCAAGGGCGGCTCGAAATGACCGACCGCATCGAGTTGCGCGGCCTGAAAGTTTTTGGTTATCACGGAGTTTTCGAGCATGAGCGTCGCGATGGCCAGGATTTCTCGGTAGATGTCACCGTCTGGCTGGACCTCGATACCGCGGCGGCCACGGATCAGCTGACCGACACGCTCGACTATGGGGAACTGGCTCAGCGGGCGGCCGCGATCGTGTCCGGTCCGCCGCGCAATCTCATCGAATCGGTTGCGGGTGCGATCGCCGACGATGTAATGACCGATGCCAGGGTTCACGCTGTGGAGGCGGTGGTGCACAAGCCCAATGCGCCAATTCCTTTGACGTTCAGCGATGTTGCGGTGGTGGCCCGCCGTTCCCGGAGATCGCGGCCCGGGGGATCACCACAGTGACCCGCGCGGTGCTGTCCATCGGATCCAATCTCGGTGACAGGCTCGCGCACCTGCAATTGGTTGTCGACGCGCTGGGCGCGGATGTGATCGGGGTTTCACCGGTGTATCAAACAGCGCCGTGGGGACCGGTTCCGCAGTCTGACTACTTCAATGCCGTGGTCATCGCGCGGGGGCGTGCACCGCGGGAGTGGCTCGAGGTGGCACATCGCCTAGAGCAGTCCGCGCAACGAGTACGTGCGGAACGCTGGGGTCCGCGGACTCTCGACGTTGACGTGATCAGCTGCAGACAGGATGTCGACAACGCCGCAGCGGCTAGTGAGATCCTCTCCGAGGACGTAGAGCTGACACTGCCGCATCCGCGCGCACACGAGCGCGCCTTTGTGTTGGTGCCGTGGCTGGCGCTCGATCCGGAGGCCGCACTGACGGTCGAAGGGCGACTCCGTCCGGTTGCCGAGCTGGTGGCAGGTCTGGCCGAAGCCGAACGTGCCGGCGTCCGCCGTGTGGACGACACCCTGACTGGTCCGGAGGCGTAATGGGGCCCACGCGGATCCGTGAACTACTGCTGGGGGGCGCCGTCACGGCGATCCTCGGCTTTTTCTTTGTTTCGGCGGCTTATGGTTCGTTGCCGCCGATCCCGCTGCTCGGGGGTGTTTCGCTGTTGGTTCTGGCGATCGCCGAGGGTGGATGGGCGTTCTATATCCGCAACAAGGTCACTGACGGCGAGATCGGGGTTGGCACGGGACGTTTGCCGGCGCTTGTGGTGGCACGTTCGGTGGTGGTCGCGAAGGCCTCGGCATGGCTCGGCACGCTGATGACGGGATGGTGGCTGGCGATGCTGGTCTACATCCTGCCGCGGCGCGCTCAGCTGGCCGCGGCGGCGGCGGACACATTCGGCGTGGTGATCGCGACCGGTTGTGCGTTGGCGCTTGTGGTCGCCGGGCTGTGGCTACAGCATTGCTGTAAGTCGCCACCCGACCCGCCCGCGACCCCCGCCCGATAGCACCCGCCCATGTCGAATCGCCGATTCGAGGTCGGCCAGCACACTGCACTGTCCGGGTACAGTCACCCCCATGACGATTCCGACCCGAGCGGCGAAGCCTCGGCGTGGCAGCCGTCGCCCCGGGTGGGCGTTGCTGACCGCGTTGCTGGTGCTGGCGATCGGTTCCGGGATCGCCCTGGTTTTCACCGATAAGGCCATCTATTTGCGCGTCGGCTTGTTGCTGGCGTTATGGGCCGCGGTCATCGCGTCATTCGCCGCGTTGACCTACCGTCGGCAGAGCGATACCGACCAGGCGAAGGTGCGCGATCAGAAGCTCGTTTACGACCTGCAGTTGGAACGGGAGATTTCCGCGCGCCGCGAGTACGAGCTGACGGTTGAGAGCAGATTGCGCCAGCAGCTGGCAGGGGAGATCGAGGCGCAGGCTGCCGACGAGATCGCCACCTTGCGCGCCGAGCTTGCCGCGTTACGCACCAATCTGGAGATCCTTTTCAACACCGAGCTCAGTGAGCGTCCGGCGATCGAGCATGACCCGATTCGCGCGTTAGGGCCCTGGCCGGGAGCCGAGCCCGAACCCGCACCGAACGTGGGCGCACCGGCTGCCGCATTCACTCATTCCGTCCGCGAGCCGCAACCCGCGCCGACCGCCGAGTACCAGGATGTGACCGCGGTCGAAGAGGACAACCGGACATCGGAGTACCCGATCATCGACGTCGCCGAAGATCCTCATCATGTCGATGAGGCGGAAGCGCCTCCCACGCCGCCGTATCCGGCGCCTCCGTATTACGGTGCCGCGCAACCTCACGAGCCGGAGCCGTATCAACAGCCGGTCTCATCCGGTACGCATTGGCGCCCGCAGCCGGAGCCGCATGCTGCCCAGTCCCCGGTGCCGCCGCAGGAACCTGCGGTTCCGGTGGCTCCGCCCGCCGGAGAACCCGTGCAGCAAGCGTATTGGGCTGCCAGACAAGAGGATTGGGATGCCGCCGCTGACGGCGAGGACTGGGATCCGACACCCCAGCCCATCGCGCCTCCAGAGCAGGCTGTCTCCCAGCCCGTGTGGAACGAGCCCGCCCCGGAGTGGAACGCCCCGCCCCCGCCGCCTCCGAGCGTGTGGTCTCCGGCCCCCGCGGAAGGCCACTGGTTGCCTCCCGGCACCACCGGAAGCAACTGGGCCTCCAACGAACCCGCGCCGGCTCCGAGTCCGTATCAAGCAGAACCAGTCGTCGGGCGTCATTCTGGAACGTCGTCACGGCACCAGGCCCCGCCCGCGCCCGAGAATGCCGGTGGTGGGCACTGGGCGCCCGAGCCGTCCTACCCACCGCCACCTCCGGCTCCGGAACAACAGAACTACCCGGAGAGCTCCGGGGGGCACCGGGCGCCAGAGCCTGAAGAGAAGCGCGGACGCCGGCGTGCCCCCGAGCCGGAGGAATCCGAAGAGCCACGCGGTCGACGGCGGGCACCGGAACCCGAAGAATCCGAAGAGTCGCGCGGCCGGCGTCGCGTTGAGGAAACGGGTGGCTTCTCGGTTGCCGACCTGCTGGGACGTCTCCAGGGCGATCCTTCAGAGTCCTCGGAGTCCGGTGGCGGCCGCCGCCGGCGCCGCGAGGACTGACTTTCGGCGGATTTTGTCACCGTGCGCGAAAGTGAGCAATCTAACGGCTCAGGGCACTGCCGGTAGCGCCCCGGTGGGATTAGCCTGCTGTTGACCGTCCGGTACCTGCCAGGCAGGACTGGAACGTATCTAGTCTGCGAGGTGTCTCGTTCAGCATGTCTGAGGCTTTCAATGTCGATAGCCAAGCCGAGGGGCCACTCGATGGCTTGCGGCCCGCGCGTCTGGCCGTCGGCATCATCTCGGCCGGCCGAGTGGGTACTGCCATGGGCGTCGCGCTGGAGGCGGCGGGCCATTTTGTGGTCGCATGCAGCGCGGTGTCTGATGCTTCGCGTCGGCGTGCCGAGGAACGGCTGCCGGAAAGTCAGGTCCTGTCCGCCCAAGAGGTCGCTCCGCGTGCCGAGCTGCTGATCCTTGCGGTACCGGATCACGAGCTGGGGGCCTTGGTCTCGGGACTTGCCACTACCGGCTCGGTACGGCCGGGAACCATCGTGGTGCACACGTCAGGCGCCAACGGCATCGCGATCCTGGAGCCGTTGACTGCCCTCGGGTGCGTGCCGCTGGCCATCCATCCGGCCATGACCTTTGCGGGCGGCGATGAGGATATTGAACGACTCCCCAATGCCTGCTTTGGAATTACCGCGGCCGACGAAATCGGCTATGCGATCGGTACGGCGCTGGTGCTGGAGATAGGCGGCGAACCGGTGCGAGTGCGCGAGGATGCCCGGATTCTCTATCACGCCGCCCTGGCACACGGAAGCAACCACGTGGTGACGTTGGTGCTGGATGCGGTTGCGGCGCTGCGATCGGCGCTGTGGGGTCAGGAACTGTTGGGACAGGAGATCATTGGTGATGGACCTGGCGGGTTACCCGAGCGGATGCTAGCGCCTTTGATCCGTGCCGCCGTCACCAACGCGCTGGACCGTGGGCAGTCGGCTCTGACAGGTCCGGTCGCGCGGGGAGACGGCGCTGCGATCGCACGCCACCTCGATGCACTGGCTGAAGCGGATCCGGCGCTGGCCGAGGCATATCGCGCCGATGCTCGACGCACTGCACAGCGGGCGCACGCGCCCCAATCGGTTTTTGCCGCACTGGAACCCCGGACTAGGTAGGGCTGCTTGATGACGAGTTTGTATGGGCCGAAGGGGCCGAAGGGCTACCTCAGTGGAGAACTGACCGTTCACCATGATCCCGACACGATGTATGACGTGTCGAAGGCATTGCGGCATACCGGACGCCGGATCATGTTGGTACCGACCATGGGTGCGCTGCATGAGGGCCACCTGACGTTGGTTCGGCATGCCCGGAAAGTACCCGGCGCGGTGGTCGTGGTGTCGATCTTCGTCAATCCCTTACAGTTCGGTGCCGGCGAGGATCTCGATGCTTACCCACGCACTCTGGAATCGGACGTCGAAAAGCTACGTGGCGAGGGCGTCGAGCTGGTGTTCGCTCCGAATGCGGAGGCGATGTATCCCCATGGGCAGCGCACCACCGTCCAGCCGGGACCGCTTGGTGCCGAACTTGAGGGTGCATCGCGCCCAACGCATTTCGCGGGGATGCTGACAGTCGTGCTCAAGCTGCTGCAGATCGTGGCTCCCGACCAGGCGTACTTCGGTGAGAAGGACTACCAGCAGCTGGTGCTGATCAGGCAGATGGTGGCCGATCTCAATCTCAAGACGCGCATCGTTCCGATACCGATTGTCCGTGAGGCGGACGGGCTGGCGATGTCCTCGCGGAATGTCTACCTGAGCGAGGAACACCGAGAGCAGGCCGGTGCGCTATCGGCCGCTCTACTTGCCGGGATCTACTCAGCCTCTGCCGGTTCGGAATCGGCACTGGACGCGGCGCGTGCGGTACTCGATGAGGTGCCGGCGATCGAGGTGGACTACCTGGAGGTGCGCGGCGCCGATCTGGGCCCCGCACCAGCACAAGGACCCGGGCGCATGCTGGTGGCCGCCAAGCTGGGTACTACCCGGTTGCTGGACAACGTTCCCTTGGAATTGGGCAGCGGAATTGGCTCCTCTGGACCTGCGGACCCTGATCACGCACTGCCCTGGCGAAACTGACTGGAGGACAATGATGTTCCGCACGATGATGAAATCGAAGATCCATCGCGCCACCGTGACGCATGCCGATCTGCACTACGTTGGCTCGGTCACCATCGATCCCGATCTCATGGAGGCCGCCGACTTGCTGGAGGGCGAGCAGGTCACCATCGTCGACATCGACAACGGTGCTCGGCTGGAGACGTACGCGATCACCGGCACGCGCGGCAGTGGCGTCATCGGGATCAATGGTGCCGCAGCACATCTGGTGCATCCGGGGGATCTGGTGATCATCATCGCCTACGGCGTGATGAGTGATGAGGAGGCGCGCGCCTTCACGCCGCGCGTGGTGTTCGTCGACTCGGATAACAAGCAGGTTGAGCTGGGTGAGCACTCTGGCGACCCGGCCTACGTACCCGAGAACTTCGGTCTGGTATCGCCCCGCGGTCTGGTGTAGCCGTGCTGCTGGCCATCGACGTACGTAACACCCACACCGTCCTCGGGCTGGTATCGGGCACCGGCGAGCACGCCAAGGTTGTTCAGCACTGGCGGATTCGCACGGAACCCGAGATCACCGCCGATGAGCTGGCCCTCACCATCGACGGACTGATCGGCGATGACAGCGAGACGCTGACCGGTGTCGCGGCACTGTCCACTGTGCCCTCTGTGCTGCACGAAATGCGGGGAATGTTCGATCAGTACTGGTCGGCTGTTCCGCAGGTCCTCATCGAGCCGGGCGTGCGTACGGGCCTGCCGCTGCTCGTCGACAACCCGAAAGAAGTCGGCGCCGACCGAATCGTGAATTGCCTTGCTGCGCATCATAGATTTGGTTCGGCATGCATCGTGGTCGACTTTGGATCCTCGATCTGTGTGGACGTGGTGTCGGCCAAGGGTGAATTCCTGGGAGGGGCCATCGCGCCGGGTGTGCAGGTGTCTTCCGATGCCGCAGCAGCCCGCAGTGCCGCCCTGCGACGGGTGGAGCTGACGCGGCCGCGTTCCGTTGTCGGCAAGAACACCGTCGAGTGCATGCAAGCGGGGGCGGTTTTCGGATTCGCCGGGCTGGTGGACGGACTTGTCGAGCGGGTGCGCCGGGATATCGAAGGCTTTGGCGGCGCAGGTGCCACGGTGGTGGCCACTGGCCACACGGCTCCGTTGATCCTTCCCGAGACGCACACCGTGGACCGCTACGAGGCGCACCTCACCCTCGACGGTTTGCGACTGGTGTACGAGCGCAACCGGGCTGACCAGCGCGGCAAGCCCCGCTCGGCGAAATAGAATTTTCAGACGCCAGAATCGGCGAAACAGTCTCGGCGAAGCACTACCGCTAAGCTGCCGAGACGTGACTGATCCTGACGCGCAGACCAGCTTGCCGGAACAATTTCGCATCCGGCAGGCCAAGCGCGAGAAGCTGCTCGCCGAGGGCATTCAACCGTATCCGGTGGAGGTACCCCGAACCCACAGCCTCAAGCAGGTTCGCGATGCGTACGTGGACCTGCAGACGGACACCAGCACGGGTGATCAGGTGGGTGTGTCGGGTCGTGTCATTTTCTCCCGTAACACCGGCAAGCTGTGTTTTGCGACGCTGCAGGAGGGTGACGGCACCTCATTGCAGGTAATGATCAGCCTCGCCGGCGTCGGCGAGCAGTCCCTGGCTGACTGGAAAACCGATGTGGACCTCGGCGACATTGTGTTCGTGCAGGGCGAGGTCATCAGCTCACGCCGAGGCGAACTGAGCGTCCTGGCGGACAGCTGGCAGATGGCTTCCAAGTCATTGCGCCCGCTTCCCGTTGCTCACAAG
This window encodes:
- the folP gene encoding dihydropteroate synthase, with amino-acid sequence MIAGVTDTPALTHILGVVNVTDDSFSDGGQFIKQSDAVAHGLALASAGADIIDVGGQSTRPGATPIRQKIEMQRVVPVIKELASHGINVSVDTMRAEVAAAAVEAGANMVNDVSGGRADPEMAPLMASLGLPWILMHWRSKDFIHTPSTKNYGDVVADVSRELIESVEVALKAGVSRDKLILDPGLGFAKTARHNWLLLQAIPDLQELGYPILIGASRKRFLGSLLTDLKGVERPADGRETATAVITALGALHEVWGVRVHDVTASMDALKVVRAWETGGIETIEEDEEEVREHHPEQQAGPEPTPATDIAQDEVTMEVTVRTARPEPSKTAGGKWRREVAQRGTKGGSK
- the folB gene encoding dihydroneopterin aldolase produces the protein MTDRIELRGLKVFGYHGVFEHERRDGQDFSVDVTVWLDLDTAAATDQLTDTLDYGELAQRAAAIVSGPPRNLIESVAGAIADDVMTDARVHAVEAVVHKPNAPIPLTFSDVAVVARRSRRSRPGGSPQ
- the folK gene encoding 2-amino-4-hydroxy-6-hydroxymethyldihydropteridine diphosphokinase; its protein translation is MTRAVLSIGSNLGDRLAHLQLVVDALGADVIGVSPVYQTAPWGPVPQSDYFNAVVIARGRAPREWLEVAHRLEQSAQRVRAERWGPRTLDVDVISCRQDVDNAAAASEILSEDVELTLPHPRAHERAFVLVPWLALDPEAALTVEGRLRPVAELVAGLAEAERAGVRRVDDTLTGPEA
- a CDS encoding DUF3180 domain-containing protein, with the protein product MGPTRIRELLLGGAVTAILGFFFVSAAYGSLPPIPLLGGVSLLVLAIAEGGWAFYIRNKVTDGEIGVGTGRLPALVVARSVVVAKASAWLGTLMTGWWLAMLVYILPRRAQLAAAAADTFGVVIATGCALALVVAGLWLQHCCKSPPDPPATPAR
- a CDS encoding DUF6779 domain-containing protein; amino-acid sequence: MTIPTRAAKPRRGSRRPGWALLTALLVLAIGSGIALVFTDKAIYLRVGLLLALWAAVIASFAALTYRRQSDTDQAKVRDQKLVYDLQLEREISARREYELTVESRLRQQLAGEIEAQAADEIATLRAELAALRTNLEILFNTELSERPAIEHDPIRALGPWPGAEPEPAPNVGAPAAAFTHSVREPQPAPTAEYQDVTAVEEDNRTSEYPIIDVAEDPHHVDEAEAPPTPPYPAPPYYGAAQPHEPEPYQQPVSSGTHWRPQPEPHAAQSPVPPQEPAVPVAPPAGEPVQQAYWAARQEDWDAAADGEDWDPTPQPIAPPEQAVSQPVWNEPAPEWNAPPPPPPSVWSPAPAEGHWLPPGTTGSNWASNEPAPAPSPYQAEPVVGRHSGTSSRHQAPPAPENAGGGHWAPEPSYPPPPPAPEQQNYPESSGGHRAPEPEEKRGRRRAPEPEESEEPRGRRRAPEPEESEESRGRRRVEETGGFSVADLLGRLQGDPSESSESGGGRRRRRED
- a CDS encoding Rossmann-like and DUF2520 domain-containing protein — encoded protein: MSEAFNVDSQAEGPLDGLRPARLAVGIISAGRVGTAMGVALEAAGHFVVACSAVSDASRRRAEERLPESQVLSAQEVAPRAELLILAVPDHELGALVSGLATTGSVRPGTIVVHTSGANGIAILEPLTALGCVPLAIHPAMTFAGGDEDIERLPNACFGITAADEIGYAIGTALVLEIGGEPVRVREDARILYHAALAHGSNHVVTLVLDAVAALRSALWGQELLGQEIIGDGPGGLPERMLAPLIRAAVTNALDRGQSALTGPVARGDGAAIARHLDALAEADPALAEAYRADARRTAQRAHAPQSVFAALEPRTR